Below is a genomic region from uncultured Erythrobacter sp..
CTCATCAACAATGTGGTGCTGGCGGCCTTCTTTGCGCTGCTCGGCGCGGGATTGGTGGCGCTCAAGAGGCGCTTTGGCCGCTCCGCCTGAGCCTCAGATCCAGCCAGCGTCTTTCAGCTCGCTGACCTGCGCGCGGCTGACGGGCGCTTCGATCCCGCGCGCGAGGACCAGCCGCACATTGCGTCCCTCGCGCTTCACATCTTCGACCGCGCCGCGCGCCACCCACCAGCTGCGATGCACCTGCCGCCCTTCGATGGCAGAGACATGCGCGGCCGCATCGCGCAGCCGCATCAGCACCAGCTGCGACCCCAGCGCGGTGTGCACACGGACATAATGGTCCTCCATCTCCAGCGCGATGATATCGCTGCCGAGTTCGGCAGGTAGTTGGTCGAACAGCGGATTGGACTGCGGCGCTTCCACGGGTTCAGCAGCCGGCGCGGAAGCTGGCGCCGATGCCGGTTTGGGCCGCTGGATCACGTTGAACAGCAATGTAATCCCGCCGCCGACCACCAGCACATAGGCATAGTGAAGCAGGGCCTGCTGGGCGCTTGGAATGAAATATTCGGGCTGGCCGAGCATGTTCAGCGACCACACAATGATCGCCATCGGCACAGTCGCGATCATTGTGCCCGCAACCCACAACCACACAGCTGGCAGATCGAGCGAAACCGACAGCTTCGCCACCACCCAACCGACCGGTGAGTAGATCAGATATCCTGCGTAAGAAAAGCCGACCCAGACGATCAGCCGGATCGCTAGCGGATCGCCGAAACTTCCAAACGGCCCGATCAGCGCAAGCACCACGCCGATGACTGTCATGATCGACAGATCAATGATCAGCTTGCGCACAAGTTGAGGACTTCTTGCGTCGTCCATTGGTGAATTGGCCCGGATATTATCAGCGTCCATCAGCGCGAAACTAGCGCCCATTCGCGCTTCGTAAAGCGGCAAATCGGGGGGAAGCCGCGCTTTTCACGAACAGGCTTGCCCGTTCCTTCAAACCCGATTGCCCGCGAATGGGCCTGCGCCATTGTGGTTCTCAACACGAAAACAGGAGGACACGATGACCGCCACGATGACCCAGACACTCACCGCAAATCTCCCGAACTTCATCAACCCGTTCCACCGTCCGGCGGGCGCATTCGACCTCACCCCGCTCACCCGCGCGCTCGTGCTGATCGCAGGCACCGCGATGACCGCTGTGTGCATCTTCGCGCTGTCCCGTGCTGTGTTCGGCTATGCGCCCGACCTTCCGCATCTGCGCAACATTGCGGTCGTGTTTCACGTCACCACCGTGATCCCTTGCGTTCCGCTGGGCCTCTACCTCCTGATCGCGCCCAAGGGCACTGCGATGCACAAGCAGCTGGGCAAGCTGTGGGTCGCGCTGATGGTGATCACGGCGACATCGACGCTGTTCATCTATGACGGCATGGCACTGAGCTGGATTCACATCTTCGTCCCCGTCACATACCGCGCGGCGTGGCTGATTGTCCGCTCAGCGCGCAAGGGCGACATGAAGACGCATAGGAAGGAGATTGTCGGGCTCTATCTCGGCGCGCTGATGATCCCGGGCATTGTCGCCTTTGCTCTGCCGGGACGCCTGATGAATGTGATGATGTTCGGCTGGCCAGTTTAGGGCCGCCGACTACCCCCGCTTCATCACCAGATAGAGAGCACCTTCGCCCCCATGGCGCTGGTGCGCTCTTCGTATGGCGGAGATGGAATCGGCGTGATGGCTGACCGCGAGCCAGTCGAGCAGTTTGGCGCGGATTGCCCCGCGCTTGGCCCCGCGATCCGCCGGATCAACCGGACGTTCTCGCCCTGCAACCACCAGCACAACTCGCGCTCCCATGGCCCGCGCCTGATCGAGCCCGTCCATCACCCGCGTATAGGCGGCATCGAGCGAATGGCCGTGCAGGTCGAGCGTGTAGTCTGGTGCGACTTGGCCTGCCTTGAGTCGCCGGTTCCAATGCGAGTCGAGCTGCGAGTTGAAGCGCACCGGGCGCGGCGCAGGTGCTGGCAAAGTCGGGCGAGCTTGCACAGCGACGCGTTTGGGCGGGGCTTTGACCGGAGGCTTCGGAGCAGCAGCAGGCATGACCGGCGCTTTCTCCGGCATTCCCGGCATGCTGCGCCCTGCTATCGGCGTCACGCTTTGCGCCAGCCGCGCCCATGCAGCCTGCTCTTCAGCAGAAAGTCCGCGCGGAATACCCATCAGTCGGAATTGAGACGTGCAACGGTGCCCTTGGGCAGCAGCAGCAGAGCTTGGCCGCGCCCGCTCATCCCGCCTGCGATTTCGCGCGCATCGGCGCCCGCGCCCCAGAATGTGTCAAAGCGGTTTGCGCCTTTGATCGCGCCGCCCGTATCCTGCGCGATCCACAACCCGTCCGCCTCATTCCGGTCAAGGTCGAGCCAGACCGGCGCGCCGAGCGGCACAAAGGCCGGATCTGCTGCAACCGAAGCCTCTCTCCGCACAGGCACACCCAGCGCGCCCAGCGGTCCGTCGCCGGTCAATTCGCGAAAGAAAATCCAGCTTTTGTTGAGCCGCATCAACTCGCGGCCTTCCTGTGGGTTCTCGCGGATATAGGCCATGATGCCCTGCATTGATCCGGGATATTGACCCGGTCCATCGCCCAGCAATCCGCGCTCGCGCATCACGCCGCCAATGCCGGTGTAACCGCGCCCGTTTTGTCCGGCATAGCCGATGCGGATCACATCGCCTTCGGGTGTAATCAGCCGGCCAGACCCCTGGATTTGCAGGAAGAAGAACTCGACCGGATCGGCCGCATATCCGATCACCGGCACGCGCCCTTCCAGCGCGCCATCTTCGATAGCAGCGCGGTCGGGATAGAGCTCGAAATTGCCGTTTGCGTCATAGCGGCCCAGCGGCGCGCGGCCTGTGCGTTCGGACCTCGGCGTATCAACAGGCCAGCCGCGCACAAGATCATCGGGCATGGCGTAAACCGGCACCTCGTAACCTGTACGGCGGGTGCGGCTGCCGCTGATTTCGGGTTCGAAATAGCCAGTGGCAAAGGCGCTGCCATCGCCCACGCGCGCGGTTTCGAAATGCGTCTGGAAGAAACGCGGCGCATCGCGCATCGGCCAACCCACCGCCGCCTCGCATGCGGGCCGCCAATCGGCGCCATAGGCCAGTCCGCTGGCATCTTCGCGGCGGAGCAATTGGGGGCAGGAATCGATAAACCCGGCAAGCGCAGTGCTTGCATCCGCTTGCCCGATACCGAGCGCGCCCACGCTCGGCCCGCGCTGTACACCTGTCAATGCAGCCGTTGGCCCAGTCGGGACAGGAGGAGGCGTCGAAACGCCGGGGCCTGGCGGCCTGCCCTCGGGTATCAGCACGCAGGCAGCGAGGAGCAAGGTCGAAGCCAGCACCGCGCCGGCTCGCAAACGCATATTGGGCGCAGGCTTTGCCACGCTGTCAGGTCCGGGAAGACGGATTACGTCTCTATCGGGAGTGCGCACGAGGGCCATCGGTCAGCCCTCTCGCCCTTAACCTTCGTCGGTTTCGTCGAGCACCCAGTTGGGATCGCTCGATCCGACATTGCGGCTGAAGGTCCAGATGTCGCGGCTTTCAACCGCATCGTCGAGTGAACCTGCGACAACATTGCCGTCCTTGTCGCGCGTTACCGCAGCGATGTCAGCAACGAACAGGATCGCGATCCGCGCCATGCGCTTGTCCAGCGAGGCGGAGTGGATGCGGGTTTCCTCGATCCGGATCAGCTTGTTCTCAAGCGTGTGTCCGGCTTCCTCGCGCGCGTCGATCGCGGCGGAGAAACCTTCATAGACATCATCGTCGCACAATTCGGAAAGCGCATCGCGGTCGCCGTTCCAGAACGCTTCGAGCACCATTTCATAGGCGCCCTTTGCGCCCTCCATAAACATGGCGAGGTCGAAATTGCGGTCTGCCCCGGCAATGTCGCGGATGCCGCGCTCTACCGCTGGCATAACCCCTTCGAGTTCGACCGGACGCAAAGGCGTCGGTTGCGCGGCTTGCGGTGCCTGCGGGTTTTTGGCTTCTGGGCGGTCGGCAGGATCGAAACGCTGCGGAATCGATTCTTCCTCATGCTCCGCCCGGC
It encodes:
- a CDS encoding LytTR family DNA-binding domain-containing protein — protein: MGASFALMDADNIRANSPMDDARSPQLVRKLIIDLSIMTVIGVVLALIGPFGSFGDPLAIRLIVWVGFSYAGYLIYSPVGWVVAKLSVSLDLPAVWLWVAGTMIATVPMAIIVWSLNMLGQPEYFIPSAQQALLHYAYVLVVGGGITLLFNVIQRPKPASAPASAPAAEPVEAPQSNPLFDQLPAELGSDIIALEMEDHYVRVHTALGSQLVLMRLRDAAAHVSAIEGRQVHRSWWVARGAVEDVKREGRNVRLVLARGIEAPVSRAQVSELKDAGWI
- a CDS encoding Smr/MutS family protein, with the translated sequence MGIPRGLSAEEQAAWARLAQSVTPIAGRSMPGMPEKAPVMPAAAPKPPVKAPPKRVAVQARPTLPAPAPRPVRFNSQLDSHWNRRLKAGQVAPDYTLDLHGHSLDAAYTRVMDGLDQARAMGARVVLVVAGRERPVDPADRGAKRGAIRAKLLDWLAVSHHADSISAIRRAHQRHGGEGALYLVMKRG
- a CDS encoding murein transglycosylase A — translated: MRLRAGAVLASTLLLAACVLIPEGRPPGPGVSTPPPVPTGPTAALTGVQRGPSVGALGIGQADASTALAGFIDSCPQLLRREDASGLAYGADWRPACEAAVGWPMRDAPRFFQTHFETARVGDGSAFATGYFEPEISGSRTRRTGYEVPVYAMPDDLVRGWPVDTPRSERTGRAPLGRYDANGNFELYPDRAAIEDGALEGRVPVIGYAADPVEFFFLQIQGSGRLITPEGDVIRIGYAGQNGRGYTGIGGVMRERGLLGDGPGQYPGSMQGIMAYIRENPQEGRELMRLNKSWIFFRELTGDGPLGALGVPVRREASVAADPAFVPLGAPVWLDLDRNEADGLWIAQDTGGAIKGANRFDTFWGAGADAREIAGGMSGRGQALLLLPKGTVARLNSD
- a CDS encoding Tim44/TimA family putative adaptor protein — translated: MVEIIVLAMIAAFLGLRLYSVLGRRAEHEEESIPQRFDPADRPEAKNPQAPQAAQPTPLRPVELEGVMPAVERGIRDIAGADRNFDLAMFMEGAKGAYEMVLEAFWNGDRDALSELCDDDVYEGFSAAIDAREEAGHTLENKLIRIEETRIHSASLDKRMARIAILFVADIAAVTRDKDGNVVAGSLDDAVESRDIWTFSRNVGSSDPNWVLDETDEG